One genomic region from Mycobacterium basiliense encodes:
- the rfe gene encoding UDP-N-acetylglucosamine--decaprenyl-phosphate N-acetylglucosaminephosphotransferase, with protein MQYGLEVSSDVASLAGGVLALSAPGAGVPLRELALVGLTAAIITYFATGPVRVLATRLGAVAYPRERDVHVTPTPRMGGLAMFLGVVSAVFLASQLPALTRGFVYSTGMPAVLVAGAVIMGIGLIDDRWGLDALTKFAGQITAASVLVTMGVAWSVLYIPVGGVGTIVLDQASSILLTLALTVSIVNAMNFVDGLDGLAAGLGLITALAICMFSVGLLRDHGGDVLFYPPAVISVVLAGACLGFLPHNFHRAKIFMGDSGSMLIGLMLAAASTTAAGPISQNAYGARDVFALLSPFLLVIAVMFVPMLDLLLAIVRRTRAGRSAFSPDKMHLHHRLLQIGHSHRRVVLLIYLWVGIVAFGAASTIFVDPRHTAAVMLGAIVVAGIVTAIPLLRRGDDYYDGDYDGDHNNDYDKK; from the coding sequence GTGCAGTACGGTCTCGAGGTGTCCAGCGATGTGGCCAGCCTTGCCGGTGGCGTGCTCGCACTTTCTGCCCCCGGGGCCGGCGTCCCGCTGCGTGAGCTCGCCCTCGTCGGGCTGACCGCGGCGATCATCACCTATTTCGCAACCGGGCCGGTACGGGTGCTAGCAACCCGGTTGGGGGCTGTCGCCTATCCACGGGAGCGTGATGTTCACGTCACACCCACCCCACGCATGGGCGGCTTGGCGATGTTCCTCGGCGTTGTCTCCGCTGTCTTCCTCGCCTCCCAGCTTCCCGCGCTAACCCGCGGTTTCGTTTATTCCACCGGTATGCCCGCGGTGCTGGTCGCGGGTGCAGTGATCATGGGGATAGGTCTGATCGACGACAGGTGGGGTCTTGATGCGCTCACAAAATTCGCTGGCCAGATCACCGCGGCCAGTGTGCTGGTCACCATGGGGGTGGCGTGGAGTGTCCTCTATATCCCGGTGGGTGGGGTCGGAACCATTGTGCTGGACCAAGCCTCCTCGATCCTGCTCACGTTGGCGTTGACCGTGTCGATCGTGAACGCAATGAACTTCGTCGACGGCCTGGACGGTCTGGCGGCTGGGCTGGGTCTGATCACCGCGTTGGCGATCTGCATGTTCTCGGTGGGACTGCTGCGTGACCACGGTGGCGACGTGTTGTTCTATCCGCCCGCGGTGATCTCGGTAGTGCTCGCGGGAGCCTGTCTCGGCTTTCTGCCGCACAACTTTCACCGAGCCAAGATCTTCATGGGTGATTCCGGTTCGATGCTGATCGGGTTGATGCTTGCCGCGGCTTCCACGACCGCTGCCGGCCCGATCTCGCAAAATGCCTACGGCGCGCGCGACGTGTTTGCTTTGCTGTCGCCGTTCTTACTGGTGATTGCTGTCATGTTTGTGCCGATGCTGGACTTGTTGTTGGCGATCGTGCGTCGCACCCGCGCGGGCCGCAGTGCGTTCAGTCCGGACAAGATGCACCTTCACCACCGGCTGTTGCAGATTGGTCATTCCCATCGCCGAGTGGTGCTGCTCATCTACTTGTGGGTGGGCATTGTCGCGTTCGGAGCGGCGAGCACGATCTTTGTCGACCCGCGCCACACCGCGGCGGTGATGCTGGGCGCGATTGTCGTCGCGGGGATCGTGACCGCGATCCCGCTGCTGCGGCGTGGCGACGACTACTACGACGGCGACTACGACGGCGACCACAACAATGACTACGACAAGAAGTAG
- a CDS encoding ATP synthase subunit I, translating into MTTPAQDAPLVFPSVAFRPVRLLVISLGLTLAATLIAGFIGHVMVGVFLGVGLLLGLLNAVLVRRSVESITAQAHPLKRSMALNSASRVAVITIIALIIAYLFRPAGLGVVFGLAFFQLLLVLSTALPVWKKLRTGVDESVESAGGVLTGSEGTEVRSTSDD; encoded by the coding sequence GTGACAACACCAGCGCAGGACGCGCCGTTGGTGTTTCCCTCTGTTGCGTTCCGCCCGGTTCGCCTGCTTGTTATCAGCCTGGGGCTGACCTTGGCCGCGACGCTCATCGCCGGTTTCATCGGGCATGTCATGGTCGGGGTGTTCTTGGGTGTCGGGCTCCTGCTCGGTTTGCTCAACGCCGTGCTGGTGCGGCGTTCAGTCGAGTCGATCACCGCGCAGGCGCATCCGCTGAAGCGGTCGATGGCGCTCAATTCCGCGTCGCGTGTCGCGGTAATCACCATCATCGCGCTGATCATTGCCTACCTATTTCGGCCGGCGGGGCTTGGTGTGGTATTTGGTTTGGCGTTCTTCCAGCTGCTGTTGGTGTTGTCGACTGCCCTGCCGGTTTGGAAGAAACTGCGGACCGGTGTCGACGAGTCGGTGGAGTCGGCCGGCGGCGTTTTGACGGGATCTGAAGGGACGGAAGTGAGGAGCACCAGCGATGACTGA
- a CDS encoding L-threonylcarbamoyladenylate synthase yields MTEVFDCADPDQRSDGIAAAVGALKAGRLVVMPTDTVYGIGADAFDSAAVNALLAAKGRARDMPVGVLVGSWHTIEGLVYSMPDGARELIRAFWPGALSLVVVQAPSLQWDLGDAYGTVMLRMPLHPVAIELLRQVGPMAVSSANVSGQPPAGDVVEARRQLGDRIDIYLDGGPSAQQAASTIVDLTGASPRILRAGPVSAERIADVLGVDTETLTA; encoded by the coding sequence ATGACTGAGGTGTTCGATTGCGCCGACCCCGATCAGCGTTCCGATGGAATCGCCGCGGCGGTCGGGGCGCTCAAGGCGGGGCGCTTGGTAGTCATGCCGACGGACACCGTCTACGGAATCGGCGCCGACGCCTTCGACAGCGCTGCGGTGAACGCGCTACTTGCGGCCAAGGGGCGGGCACGCGACATGCCAGTAGGCGTGCTGGTCGGCTCCTGGCACACAATCGAGGGCCTGGTCTACTCGATGCCCGACGGCGCGCGCGAACTGATCCGCGCCTTCTGGCCGGGTGCGCTGAGCCTGGTCGTCGTGCAAGCGCCCTCATTGCAATGGGATCTCGGTGATGCTTACGGCACGGTGATGTTGCGCATGCCTTTGCATCCGGTCGCCATCGAATTGTTGCGGCAGGTCGGGCCCATGGCGGTCTCCAGCGCAAACGTCTCCGGTCAGCCACCGGCGGGTGACGTCGTCGAGGCACGTCGCCAGCTCGGCGATCGCATCGACATCTATTTGGACGGCGGTCCATCCGCGCAGCAGGCCGCTTCTACCATCGTCGACCTGACCGGAGCATCCCCGCGCATCCTTCGGGCGGGGCCGGTCAGTGCGGAACGGATCGCCGATGTGCTCGGTGTGGACACGGAGACGTTGACCGCCTGA
- the prmC gene encoding peptide chain release factor N(5)-glutamine methyltransferase: protein MMTSLRHAIDSAAALLTAAGIDSARCDAEQLAAHLTGTQRGLLSVQDEAPGDGFLGRYQDIVAARCRRVPLQHLTGTVAFGPVELHVGPGVFIPRPETEAILEWATAQPLPVRPVIIDVCTGSGALAVALAQLRPTARIIAIDDSDVALEYARRNVQGSKVELVRADVTEPGLLGELDGQVDLVVANPPYVPDDAILEPEVAQHDPRRAVFGGPDGMAVIPHVVRLAGRWLRPGGGFAVEHDESMSLPTVELINGAGVFDSVVARRDLAGRPRFVTACRRNGRAACRDDDRESVGYD from the coding sequence ATCATGACCTCGCTGCGGCACGCGATTGATTCGGCTGCAGCGCTGCTCACCGCGGCCGGGATCGACTCCGCGCGTTGCGATGCCGAGCAGTTAGCGGCCCATTTAACGGGCACGCAGCGTGGTCTGCTGTCCGTGCAGGACGAGGCGCCCGGTGATGGCTTCTTGGGGCGATACCAGGACATTGTCGCCGCGCGTTGCCGGCGGGTGCCGTTGCAGCATCTCACCGGGACGGTGGCGTTCGGGCCGGTCGAGCTGCATGTTGGTCCGGGTGTGTTCATACCGCGCCCAGAGACCGAAGCCATATTGGAATGGGCTACCGCGCAACCACTTCCGGTGCGGCCGGTCATCATCGACGTGTGCACCGGAAGTGGCGCATTGGCTGTCGCGCTGGCCCAGTTGCGGCCGACAGCGCGAATCATCGCTATCGATGACTCCGACGTGGCCCTGGAGTATGCCCGTCGCAACGTTCAGGGCAGCAAGGTGGAACTGGTGCGAGCTGATGTCACCGAACCCGGCCTGCTGGGGGAGCTCGACGGACAAGTCGACCTCGTCGTCGCCAACCCGCCCTATGTCCCCGATGATGCGATCTTGGAACCCGAGGTAGCGCAGCATGATCCACGCCGCGCGGTGTTCGGTGGGCCGGACGGGATGGCAGTGATTCCGCACGTTGTTCGGCTGGCCGGGAGGTGGTTGCGCCCCGGTGGGGGGTTCGCCGTTGAACATGACGAATCCATGTCTTTGCCGACGGTTGAATTGATCAACGGCGCAGGGGTTTTCGATAGCGTCGTTGCTCGCCGGGATCTAGCCGGGCGGCCCAGGTTTGTCACCGCCTGCAGGCGAAACGGCCGTGCCGCGTGCCGCGATGATGATAGGGAGAGTGTCGGCTATGACTGA